One genomic window of Conger conger chromosome 7, fConCon1.1, whole genome shotgun sequence includes the following:
- the LOC133133413 gene encoding olfactory receptor 52E4-like, whose amino-acid sequence MTLLKAGFFPNATFVRPKFFFISGFASLSNANYYYGFLCFVYAVTVVVNTFVMFMIYTEHSLHTAKYIAVFNLALCDLCGSTAVIPQTIDTFLFNSQLITFDACLTNMFFVICFVSLQSFTLAVLSYDRCVAICVPLRYNEIVTNKSILVITTMLWIFAGMLTLVAVGFVNTLSFCQSTVVSSFFCDHGPIHYMACNDNTPSVVMNWAHPIMTLWIPGIFIIVTYICIARALYKISEATERLKAMKTCTSHLILVSVFYFPICFTYAMCPIIKPFARIINMSVTTVLPPMLNPIIYSLKTEEFRETIRKLYRKKALQKKFINNSPHQNMDQNFK is encoded by the coding sequence ATGACCCTCCTGAAAGCAGGATTCTTTCCAAACGCCACTTTTGTGCGTCCTAAGTTCTTTTTCATAAGTGGCTTTGCCAGTCTTTCAAACGCAAACTACTACTATGGCTTCTTGTGCTTTGTTTATGCTGTGACTGTAGTGGTAAATActtttgtcatgtttatgattTACACTGAACACTCTCTTCACACTGCAAAGTACattgcagtttttaatttggctcTGTGCGACTTGTGTGGAAGCACTGCAGTCATTCCTCAGACGATTGACACTTTCCTGTTTAATTCACAGTTAATCACCTTTGACGCCTGCTTGACtaacatgttttttgttatttgttttgtctctcTACAATCTTTCACTCTCGCTGTTTTGTCCTATGATAGATGTGTTGCAATATGTGTTCCACTGAGATACAATGAGATTGTGACTAATAAATCAATATTGGTGATCACCACCATGTTATGGATTTTTGCAGGAATGCTCACTCTCGTAGCAGTGGGCTTTgtcaacacactgtcattctgcCAATCAACTGTGGTAAGCAGTTTTTTCTGTGATCACGGGCCTATACACTATATGGCCTGCAATGACAACACTCCAAGTGTGGTGATGAATTGGGCACATCCTATTATGACTCTCTGGATTCCAGGAATTTTTATCATAGTCACATACATTTGTATAGCCAGAGCATTATACAAAATTTCTGAAGCCACAGAACGCCTCAAAGCCATGAAAACCTGCACCTCTCATTTGATcttggtgagtgtgttttactTTCCTATTTGTTTCACCTATGCAATGTGCCCTATCATTAAACCGTTTGCCAGGATAATTAACATGTCTGTGACGACCGTTTTGCCTCCTATGCTGAATCCAATCATTTACTCACTGAAGACAGAGGAATTCAGAGAAACCATTAGAAAGCTTTACAGAAAAAAAGCTCTGCAGAAAAAATTTATTAATAACAGTCCACACCAAAATATGGATCAAAACTTTAAGTAA
- the LOC133133412 gene encoding olfactory receptor 51E2-like, protein MTLLKAAFFPNATFVRPKFFFISGFAGLLHANYYYGFLCCVYAVTVLVNTFVMFMIYTEHSLHTAKYIAVFNLALCDLFGSTAVIPQTIDTFLFNSQLITFDACLTNMFFVICFVSLQSFTLAVLSYDRCVAICVPLRYNEIVTNKSILVITTMLWIFAGMLTLVAVSFVNTLSFCQSTVVNSFFCDHGPIHYMACNDNTPSVVMNWAHPIMTLWIPGIFIIVTYICIARALYKISEATERLKAMKTCTSHLILVSVFYFPICFTYAMCPIIKPFARIINMSVTTILPPMLNPIIYSLKTEEFRETIRKLYRRKKIDCV, encoded by the coding sequence ATGACCCTCCTGAAAGCAGCATTCTTTCCAAACGCCACTTTTGTGCGTCCTAAGTTCTTTTTCATAAGTGGCTTTGCCGGTCTTTTACACGCAAACTACTACTATGGCTTCTTGTGCTGTGTTTATGCTGTGACTGTACTGGTAAATActtttgtcatgtttatgattTACACTGAACACTCTCTTCACACTGCAAAGTACattgcagtttttaatttggctcTGTGCGACTTGTTTGGAAGCACTGCAGTCATTCCTCAGACGATTGACACTTTCCTGTTTAATTCACAGTTAATCACCTTTGACGCCTGCTTGACtaacatgttttttgttatttgttttgtctctcTACAATCTTTCACTCTCGCTGTTTTGTCCTATGATAGATGTGTTGCAATATGTGTTCCACTGAGATACAATGAGATAGTGACTAATAAATCAATATTGGTGATCACCACCATGTTATGGATTTTTGCAGGAATGCTCACTCTTGTAGCGGTGAGTTTTgtcaacacactgtcattctgcCAATCAACTGTGGTAAACAGTTTTTTCTGTGATCACGGGCCTATACACTATATGGCCTGCAATGACAACACTCCAAGTGTGGTGATGAATTGGGCACATCCTATTATGACTCTCTGGATTCCAGGAATTTTTATCATAGTCACATACATTTGTATAGCCAGAGCATTATACAAAATTTCTGAAGCCACAGAACGCCTCAAAGCCATGAAAACCTGCACCTCTCATTTGATcttggtgagtgtgttttactTTCCTATTTGTTTCACCTATGCAATGTGCCCTATCATTAAACCATTTGCCAGGATAATTAACATGTCTGTGACGACCATTTTGCCTCCTATGCTGAATCCAATCATTTACTCACTGAAGACAGAGGAATTCAGAGAAACCATTAGAAAGCTTTACAGAAGAAAGAAGATtgactgtgtataa